A genomic window from Magnetococcus sp. PR-3 includes:
- a CDS encoding ATP-binding protein, whose protein sequence is MPLPVAHPLYKSLTARILLVVALVILLLGSTLHMAVTQFVHNLERTSAHRDLRNLNLLMLDILDEQHMELNRRGGDSNPVMIRIIQGRALAQFEDFIRRYGLEGEVSQGDNMLFHSPAFDQAPESQHAAHLASTMGAITLNERAYFYYHSPFSPWNWTITLARNQQAYHGLVAELNRLYLLLGGVLILVAILAIALLRRSIHHPISTILATLQNDQAPPYRGTQEFEYLGDKVTTLAHALHDKTREAHAANQAKSDFLASMSHEIRTPMNAIIGMTELLDETHLDSHQYRYVAMLRNAGENLLLIINDVLDIARIESGKIELHNHPFSPEALMVEVAELVEIQAKEKNLEVSTCKAGEIPLQVEGDGNRLRQILINLAGNAVKFTDQGEVVLHLEVCTQDAHSCTLQFSVIDTGIGIPEAKQATIFQAFTQADRYITRRFGGTGLGLTISNRLVQAMQGNISLTSSPNQGSTFAVTLTLPVVCQQTQASQENQQFLQNLHLLFIQPGHHLSVLRSVLESEGAHLHHHALDAPLNLQALMHEQTPCGALIELTGREMGAFHQALELVESLNQHGIHTLIVGELRRESDLAMVRAANAHYLTKPFQRDSLLRTLTQHCGVPSTKTEPSLTAPPTPDQSLRILVADDASDNRMLIRHYLKQTAHTVVTVEDGEAAVTTHCAAPFDLILMDVQMPLLDGYQATQHIRHWEKQHGHEPVRIIALTAHAFEQDRLRSIQAGCDAHVTKPVKKETLINLL, encoded by the coding sequence ATGCCCCTACCTGTGGCCCACCCACTGTATAAAAGCCTGACTGCACGCATTCTTCTGGTGGTTGCGCTGGTTATTCTGCTTTTGGGCAGCACCCTACATATGGCCGTTACCCAGTTTGTGCATAACCTGGAACGCACCAGTGCCCACCGGGATCTACGCAATCTCAACCTGTTGATGCTGGATATTCTAGATGAACAGCATATGGAGCTTAACCGCCGAGGGGGCGACAGCAACCCGGTGATGATCCGTATTATCCAGGGGCGCGCGCTGGCTCAGTTTGAAGATTTTATCCGCCGCTACGGGCTGGAAGGGGAGGTTAGCCAGGGGGATAACATGCTCTTTCACTCCCCAGCTTTTGACCAAGCGCCTGAGTCACAACACGCGGCGCATCTAGCGTCTACGATGGGCGCGATCACTTTAAACGAGCGGGCCTATTTTTATTACCACAGCCCCTTCAGCCCCTGGAACTGGACCATCACCTTGGCCCGCAACCAACAAGCCTACCATGGGCTGGTAGCCGAGCTAAACCGGCTCTACCTGCTGTTGGGGGGGGTGTTGATCCTGGTGGCCATTTTGGCCATTGCCCTGTTAAGACGCAGCATTCACCACCCCATCTCTACCATTTTAGCGACCCTGCAGAATGATCAGGCACCACCCTACCGGGGCACCCAGGAGTTTGAATATCTTGGTGATAAGGTAACCACCCTCGCCCACGCTCTGCATGATAAAACCCGAGAAGCCCATGCCGCCAACCAGGCCAAGAGTGATTTTTTAGCCTCCATGAGCCATGAAATACGCACGCCCATGAATGCCATTATCGGCATGACGGAGCTGCTGGATGAGACCCACCTGGATAGCCATCAATACCGGTATGTGGCGATGTTGCGCAATGCAGGAGAGAACCTGCTGCTGATCATTAATGATGTGCTGGATATTGCCCGCATTGAATCCGGTAAAATTGAGCTCCACAACCACCCCTTCTCACCAGAAGCGCTGATGGTGGAGGTGGCCGAGTTGGTGGAGATCCAGGCCAAAGAGAAAAACTTGGAGGTCTCCACCTGCAAAGCGGGGGAGATCCCCTTACAGGTGGAGGGGGATGGCAACCGCTTGCGTCAAATCCTCATTAATCTGGCAGGCAACGCAGTCAAGTTCACCGATCAGGGCGAGGTGGTTTTACACTTGGAGGTCTGCACGCAGGATGCCCACAGCTGCACCCTACAATTTTCCGTTATCGATACCGGCATCGGCATTCCTGAAGCCAAACAGGCCACTATTTTTCAAGCTTTTACCCAGGCAGACCGCTACATTACCCGGCGTTTTGGGGGCACGGGCCTGGGGCTGACCATCTCCAACCGTTTGGTGCAGGCTATGCAGGGCAACATCAGCCTAACCAGCAGCCCCAACCAAGGCAGCACCTTTGCCGTTACATTAACCCTGCCTGTGGTGTGTCAGCAGACCCAGGCCTCCCAAGAAAACCAGCAATTTTTACAAAACTTACACCTGCTGTTTATCCAGCCCGGTCACCATCTCTCCGTGTTACGCTCGGTGCTGGAGTCCGAAGGGGCGCACCTACACCACCATGCACTGGATGCCCCCCTTAATCTGCAAGCCCTGATGCATGAACAGACCCCCTGCGGGGCTTTAATTGAGTTAACCGGGCGGGAGATGGGCGCCTTTCACCAAGCGCTGGAACTGGTTGAGTCGCTGAACCAACATGGCATACACACACTCATCGTTGGGGAGCTACGCCGGGAGAGTGACTTGGCCATGGTGCGGGCGGCCAACGCCCACTATTTAACCAAACCCTTTCAGCGGGACAGCCTGTTACGCACCCTTACCCAGCACTGTGGGGTACCCTCCACCAAAACAGAGCCGTCCCTCACAGCGCCCCCCACCCCCGATCAAAGCTTACGTATTTTGGTTGCGGATGATGCCAGTGATAACCGCATGCTCATCCGCCACTACCTAAAACAGACCGCCCATACCGTAGTCACGGTTGAGGATGGTGAAGCCGCTGTTACCACACACTGCGCAGCCCCCTTTGACCTGATCTTGATGGATGTACAAATGCCGCTGCTGGATGGCTACCAAGCCACCCAACATATCCGCCACTGGGAGAAGCAGCATGGCCACGAGCCTGTACGTATTATCGCATTAACCGCCCACGCCTTTGAGCAAGATCGCCTGCGTAGCATACAGGCCGGGTGCGATGCCCACGTCACCAAACCGGTCAAAAAAGAGACCCTGATCAACCTGCTTTAG
- a CDS encoding amino acid ABC transporter substrate-binding protein, producing the protein MIHRLLALFFSMFFLCLSNLALAEPIQVGGSLGLTGRYAPLAIMQKRAFELWVEQTNAQGGLLGRPLVLTILDDQSDPTHAIKQYQHLLEEKKVDLLLAPYSSTLTQAVMPLVEKHGLPMLASGAASDKLWQHGYKNLFGLFTPASRYSVGFLELIALQGITEVAIVHADDGFSRALATGAKQWAERFGLQVVLQQQFKKGRADLTPLAQAVKKTQAPALLVCGHFHESVRMRQALHKVTYQPQAYFATVGPVLPRYKTELGALAEDSFSASQWEPEALHHPKDRARFTQPFIDRFKVAPSYHAADAYAAGQILTAAVKKMGTLDRNALRQSLRQNSFISIIGRYGVDKSGNQIRHFPLTIQWQNGKKSIVWPDTLASSQPQFGPAANP; encoded by the coding sequence ATGATTCACCGCCTATTGGCACTGTTTTTCAGCATGTTTTTTCTGTGCCTAAGCAACCTGGCCCTGGCCGAACCCATTCAGGTGGGTGGATCATTAGGGTTAACCGGTCGTTATGCCCCCTTAGCCATCATGCAAAAACGGGCCTTTGAACTGTGGGTGGAACAGACCAATGCCCAAGGCGGATTACTGGGGCGCCCTCTGGTACTGACCATTCTGGATGATCAGAGCGACCCGACGCATGCCATCAAGCAGTATCAACACCTGCTTGAGGAGAAAAAGGTCGACCTGCTCCTGGCCCCCTACTCCAGTACGCTGACACAGGCGGTTATGCCCCTTGTTGAGAAACATGGCCTGCCAATGCTGGCCTCTGGCGCGGCCTCAGACAAGCTCTGGCAGCACGGTTATAAGAATCTCTTTGGTCTCTTTACACCGGCCAGCCGTTACAGCGTGGGTTTTTTAGAGCTGATCGCTCTACAAGGGATCACCGAGGTGGCCATTGTACATGCAGATGATGGCTTTTCTCGTGCCTTAGCAACGGGGGCCAAGCAGTGGGCAGAGCGCTTTGGTTTACAGGTGGTGTTGCAGCAACAGTTTAAAAAAGGGCGGGCCGATCTGACCCCTCTGGCACAGGCGGTTAAAAAAACCCAAGCCCCTGCTCTGTTGGTGTGTGGCCATTTTCATGAGTCTGTACGCATGCGTCAGGCGCTGCATAAGGTCACCTATCAACCCCAGGCCTACTTTGCCACAGTGGGTCCTGTGCTGCCACGCTATAAAACGGAGCTGGGGGCGCTGGCTGAGGACAGTTTTTCAGCCTCACAATGGGAGCCTGAGGCGCTGCACCACCCCAAAGATCGAGCGCGCTTTACCCAACCCTTTATAGACCGCTTTAAGGTGGCCCCCTCCTACCATGCGGCGGATGCCTATGCAGCCGGGCAGATCTTAACCGCAGCGGTAAAAAAAATGGGCACCCTGGATCGCAACGCCTTACGTCAATCGTTACGACAAAACAGTTTTATCAGTATTATCGGTCGCTATGGTGTGGATAAATCGGGCAACCAGATCCGTCATTTCCCCCTAACCATTCAGTGGCAAAATGGGAAAAAGAGTATTGTCTGGCCTGATACCTTAGCCAGCTCCCAACCCCAATTTGGCCCAGCAGCCAACCCCTGA
- a CDS encoding glutamine amidotransferase-related protein — translation MPKHAIAYLRAGYVPKPLQPAFGEYFGMFEQLFAQYAPQLQLHCFDVQQGHYPQDMDAFAGFLICGSPSSVYDTEPWIEPLQAYIVRLHQQQRKLVGICFGHQIIARALGGDVAKAPQGWGLGIQTTKLRPGHPLAQAKLHYSHQDQVLTPPTAAQTIAQSAHCPHAMLRIGEHILTMQGHPEFSGAYCAALIRSRQERLPAKQVEEALQSLQQNNHNDALAGWIGDFFTP, via the coding sequence ATGCCCAAACATGCCATCGCCTACCTACGTGCGGGCTATGTACCCAAGCCACTACAACCCGCCTTTGGTGAATACTTTGGTATGTTTGAGCAGCTCTTTGCCCAATATGCCCCGCAACTACAGCTCCACTGTTTTGATGTCCAACAGGGGCACTACCCTCAGGATATGGATGCCTTTGCGGGTTTTTTGATCTGCGGCTCACCCAGCTCTGTCTATGATACGGAGCCCTGGATTGAGCCCTTACAAGCGTATATCGTACGCCTACACCAGCAGCAACGTAAACTGGTGGGCATCTGTTTTGGTCATCAAATCATTGCCCGTGCCCTGGGTGGGGATGTCGCCAAGGCCCCCCAAGGCTGGGGGTTGGGGATTCAAACCACCAAACTACGACCCGGACACCCCTTGGCCCAGGCCAAACTCCACTATAGCCATCAAGACCAAGTTCTCACCCCCCCAACAGCGGCCCAAACCATTGCCCAGTCGGCGCACTGCCCCCACGCCATGCTCCGTATAGGGGAGCATATTCTAACCATGCAGGGTCACCCGGAATTTTCCGGGGCCTACTGCGCGGCACTGATCCGTAGCCGACAGGAGCGTCTACCCGCTAAACAGGTTGAAGAAGCTCTACAAAGCTTGCAGCAGAATAACCATAACGACGCATTGGCCGGTTGGATTGGGGATTTTTTCACCCCTTAA
- a CDS encoding c-type cytochrome codes for MKMFKILAVSAAMFGLLGGVAQAADADKVIQKRKGVMTVIGANMGFMGCTLKGKCDAGPKVTLKQAKSLAFAASISLATFKKNARGASIKTTASPKIWDDWKGYKKGMGMMVTRANALVDAVKSGEKKRMGMAMKDLGQTCKGCHDNFREK; via the coding sequence ATGAAGATGTTTAAAATTTTAGCTGTTTCTGCCGCCATGTTTGGTCTGTTGGGTGGTGTTGCTCAAGCTGCAGATGCCGATAAGGTGATCCAAAAGCGTAAAGGTGTGATGACGGTCATTGGGGCCAATATGGGGTTTATGGGCTGTACCTTAAAAGGTAAGTGTGACGCAGGCCCCAAGGTCACCCTAAAGCAGGCCAAAAGCTTGGCGTTTGCGGCCTCAATCTCCTTGGCGACCTTTAAGAAAAATGCCCGTGGTGCCTCCATTAAAACCACCGCCAGCCCCAAGATTTGGGATGACTGGAAAGGCTACAAAAAAGGGATGGGTATGATGGTCACCCGTGCCAACGCCCTGGTGGATGCCGTGAAGAGTGGCGAGAAAAAGCGTATGGGTATGGCCATGAAGGATCTGGGGCAGACCTGTAAAGGGTGCCACGACAACTTCCGTGAAAAATAA
- a CDS encoding cytochrome b/b6 domain-containing protein, with the protein MMTPQPITIWDLPTRLFHWLLVLLIVGSVYTVKTTQMTLHAQFGYAILTLVLWRVGWGVWGSATSRFSHFVKGPGAVFAYLRTLLAGQPAHHVGHNPAGALMIVALLALLLVQGVGGLFASENTFLFFDGPLVHWVGAEWSETITFWHKGAFNLLIALVAIHVLVNLLYLWLFKHNLILPMVTGQGAGQAGDPALYIAPQQRALLTLLLVMALVGSLLLL; encoded by the coding sequence ATGATGACACCACAGCCGATCACCATATGGGACCTACCCACCCGTCTATTTCACTGGTTGCTGGTCCTGCTGATTGTGGGATCGGTCTACACCGTTAAAACAACCCAAATGACCCTGCATGCCCAGTTTGGATATGCCATCTTAACGCTGGTTTTATGGCGTGTGGGGTGGGGTGTGTGGGGCTCTGCAACCAGCCGTTTTAGCCACTTTGTTAAAGGCCCAGGGGCTGTTTTTGCCTATTTGCGTACCCTGTTGGCGGGTCAACCTGCACACCATGTGGGGCATAATCCGGCTGGGGCATTAATGATTGTCGCCTTATTGGCTCTGCTTTTGGTGCAAGGGGTTGGTGGGCTGTTTGCCAGCGAAAACACCTTCCTCTTTTTTGATGGTCCCCTGGTGCATTGGGTCGGAGCCGAGTGGAGTGAGACCATCACGTTTTGGCACAAAGGGGCGTTTAATCTTCTCATCGCCTTGGTTGCCATTCATGTGCTGGTCAACCTGCTCTACTTGTGGCTTTTTAAGCACAATTTAATCCTCCCCATGGTCACAGGGCAGGGGGCCGGTCAGGCGGGGGATCCCGCTCTTTACATCGCACCACAACAGCGGGCATTGCTCACGCTACTGCTGGTGATGGCGTTGGTTGGCAGCCTGCTTCTTCTTTAA